A window of the Gemmatimonadota bacterium genome harbors these coding sequences:
- a CDS encoding FAD-dependent oxidoreductase, translated as MASTDVRNPQYYHRVVDCQWACPAHTNVPGYLRLIAQGRYDDSYLLNRESNIFPGILGRVCDRPCEPACRRGRVEEKPVAICRMKRVAADNRGDITDRLPKGGAKNGKRVALVGAGPASLAVANDLLPLGYDVTIFEKNATPGGLMRINIPSFRLPAQVLDEECDYVIRMGATMRYGTTVDSLKGLLAEGYDAVFVGTGAPKGKELDLPGRWDAKENVHIGIEWLANVHFGHVERIGQRVLIIGVGNTAMDCCRTAKRVGATDVKVMARRGRKHFKASPWELEDAEEEQVAIVENHAPKRFVLEQGKLVGMEFEQLAWSTDATGKQVSTVTGTVVVPCDDVILAIGQDNAFPWIERDIGLEFDPKWDMPIVDKETHQSTRPGVFFGGDAAWGPENIIWAVAHGHAAAISIHHHCQGIPVTERPPVGMTLVSAKMGMQSWAYDNDYDTTKRAKMPHEDLAKRFTDLNVEVELGYTPAQAALEVARCLNCDIQTHFDAPLCIECDACVDVCPTSCLTITTNGDSETSLRTRLSAPALNTKQAIFLSDALPQTKRIMVKDEDVCLHCGLCAERCPTAAWDMRTFDLKQAYAGMVTR; from the coding sequence ATGGCTTCGACAGACGTCAGGAACCCGCAGTACTACCACAGGGTCGTGGACTGCCAGTGGGCTTGCCCGGCCCACACGAACGTCCCCGGTTACCTTCGCCTCATCGCCCAGGGCCGCTACGACGACTCGTACCTCCTGAACCGGGAGTCGAACATCTTTCCCGGCATCCTCGGGCGCGTCTGCGACCGCCCCTGCGAGCCCGCCTGCCGGCGCGGCCGAGTCGAGGAGAAGCCCGTCGCGATCTGCCGGATGAAGCGCGTCGCGGCCGACAATCGCGGCGACATCACCGACCGGCTCCCCAAGGGCGGCGCGAAGAACGGGAAGCGCGTCGCGCTCGTCGGCGCCGGCCCGGCCTCGCTCGCCGTCGCCAACGATCTCCTCCCGCTCGGCTACGACGTCACGATCTTCGAGAAGAACGCGACGCCGGGCGGCCTGATGCGGATCAACATCCCGTCATTCCGCCTCCCCGCGCAGGTGCTCGACGAGGAGTGCGACTACGTGATCCGCATGGGCGCGACGATGCGCTACGGCACCACGGTCGACTCCCTCAAGGGGCTCCTCGCCGAGGGCTACGACGCCGTCTTCGTCGGGACCGGCGCGCCGAAGGGCAAGGAACTCGACCTGCCCGGCCGCTGGGATGCGAAAGAGAACGTCCACATCGGCATCGAGTGGCTCGCGAACGTCCACTTCGGCCACGTCGAGCGGATCGGCCAGCGGGTCCTCATCATCGGCGTCGGCAATACCGCCATGGATTGCTGCCGCACCGCCAAGCGCGTCGGCGCCACGGACGTCAAGGTGATGGCCCGCCGCGGCCGCAAGCACTTCAAGGCCTCCCCGTGGGAACTCGAGGACGCCGAGGAGGAACAGGTGGCGATCGTCGAGAACCACGCCCCCAAGCGCTTCGTGCTCGAGCAGGGCAAACTCGTCGGGATGGAGTTCGAGCAGCTCGCCTGGAGCACCGATGCGACCGGCAAGCAGGTCTCGACGGTCACCGGCACTGTGGTCGTCCCCTGCGACGACGTGATCCTCGCCATCGGACAGGACAACGCCTTCCCCTGGATCGAGCGCGACATCGGCCTCGAGTTCGACCCGAAGTGGGACATGCCGATCGTCGACAAGGAGACGCACCAGAGCACGCGCCCCGGCGTCTTCTTCGGTGGCGATGCCGCTTGGGGGCCGGAGAACATCATCTGGGCGGTCGCGCACGGGCACGCCGCCGCGATCTCCATCCACCATCACTGCCAGGGCATCCCGGTCACGGAGCGCCCGCCGGTCGGCATGACGCTCGTCTCCGCCAAGATGGGCATGCAATCGTGGGCGTACGACAACGATTACGACACGACGAAGCGCGCGAAGATGCCCCATGAGGACCTCGCCAAGCGCTTCACCGACCTCAACGTCGAGGTGGAGCTCGGCTACACGCCGGCGCAGGCTGCGCTCGAAGTCGCGCGCTGCCTGAATTGCGACATCCAGACCCACTTCGACGCCCCGCTCTGCATCGAGTGCGACGCCTGCGTTGACGTCTGCCCGACGAGCTGCCTCACCATCACCACCAACGGGGACTCCGAGACGTCGCTCCGGACGCGACTCTCCGCCCCCGCCCTCAACACCAAGCAGGCGATCTTCCTCTCCGACGCCCTGCCCCAGACCAAGCGGATCATGGTGAAGGACGAGGACGTCTGCCTCCACTGCGGCCTCTGCGCCGAACGCTGTCCGACCGCCGCGTGGGACATGCGCACCTTCGACCTCAAGCAGGCGTACGCCGGGATGGTGACCCGATGA
- a CDS encoding 2-oxoacid:ferredoxin oxidoreductase subunit beta, with protein sequence MTSIAKPPVKHPTARTNGRGLTLRDYEGAMSTLCAGCGHDSVTAALVQAAWELEIEPHRAAKMSGIGCSSKTTAYFMKQSHGFNSVHGRMPSVTSGAAAANKGLTYIGISGDGDSLSIGLGQLSHAIRRNVNMLYVIENNGVYGLTKGQFSASADIGSTSKKGEANEQAPIDPVLLALTLGCTFVARSFSGDKQQLVPILKAAIAHKGLALVDVISPCVSFNDHEGSTKSYAYTREHEVEAVHADFIPLKREITVPETGEEVRVVEMHDGARVRLRSTATDYDPTNRESAYAHVRACQARHEIATGLLFVDENGRDMHDYLKTVPTPLVDLPFEALCPGKDALGKLMDRYR encoded by the coding sequence ATGACGTCCATCGCCAAGCCGCCGGTCAAGCACCCGACCGCGCGCACCAACGGCCGCGGTCTCACGCTGCGCGACTACGAGGGCGCCATGAGCACCCTCTGCGCCGGCTGTGGCCACGACTCGGTCACCGCCGCGCTCGTCCAGGCCGCCTGGGAGCTCGAGATCGAGCCGCACCGCGCCGCCAAGATGAGCGGCATCGGCTGCTCGTCCAAGACCACCGCCTACTTCATGAAGCAGTCGCACGGATTCAACTCCGTGCACGGCCGCATGCCGTCGGTCACCTCCGGAGCCGCCGCCGCCAACAAGGGCCTCACCTACATCGGGATCTCCGGCGACGGCGACTCCCTCTCGATCGGCCTCGGGCAGCTCTCGCATGCGATCCGTCGCAACGTGAACATGCTGTACGTCATCGAGAACAACGGCGTCTACGGCCTCACCAAGGGCCAGTTCTCCGCCTCCGCCGACATCGGCAGCACGAGCAAGAAGGGCGAGGCCAACGAGCAGGCCCCCATCGACCCCGTCCTCCTCGCCCTCACGCTGGGCTGCACCTTCGTCGCCCGTTCCTTCTCGGGCGACAAGCAACAGCTCGTGCCCATCCTCAAGGCCGCGATCGCCCACAAGGGCCTCGCCCTCGTCGACGTCATCTCCCCCTGCGTCAGCTTCAACGACCACGAGGGCTCCACCAAGAGCTACGCGTACACGCGAGAGCACGAGGTCGAGGCGGTGCACGCGGACTTCATCCCGCTCAAGCGCGAGATCACCGTCCCCGAGACCGGCGAGGAGGTGCGCGTGGTCGAGATGCACGACGGCGCGCGCGTCCGCCTGCGCTCCACCGCCACCGACTACGACCCGACCAACCGGGAGTCCGCGTACGCCCACGTGCGCGCCTGCCAGGCCCGCCACGAGATCGCGACGGGGTTGCTCTTCGTCGATGAGAACGGGCGTGACATGCACGACTACCTCAAGACGGTCCCCACGCCCCTCGTCGACCTGCCGTTCGAGGCCCTGTGCCCGGGCAAGGACGCGCTCGGCAAGCTCATGGACCGGTACCGCTGA
- a CDS encoding Hpt domain-containing protein, translating to MRPEPLFHARPEAAVSYGPDGPAIDEAALVALAEIIGVKALDSVVTVMLDSTPALCASMARAHAAGDAAALRTAAHQLKGSAANLGARHLPTVCAELEQVAGAGDLVAAAPLVAEAQREYGRVHAALAAATLGAFAAR from the coding sequence GTGAGGCCGGAACCCCTGTTCCACGCACGCCCGGAGGCGGCGGTGTCGTATGGTCCCGATGGTCCCGCGATCGATGAGGCGGCGCTGGTGGCGCTCGCCGAGATCATCGGCGTGAAGGCGCTCGACTCGGTGGTGACCGTGATGCTGGACTCTACTCCCGCGCTCTGCGCGTCGATGGCGCGAGCGCACGCCGCAGGGGACGCGGCGGCGCTCCGCACGGCGGCGCACCAGTTGAAGGGCTCCGCCGCGAACCTCGGCGCGCGACACCTTCCCACCGTCTGCGCCGAACTGGAGCAGGTGGCGGGCGCGGGGGATCTCGTGGCGGCCGCCCCGCTCGTCGCGGAGGCCCAGCGGGAGTACGGTCGCGTGCACGCCGCGCTCGCCGCCGCCACCCTGGGCGCATTCGCGGCCCGATGA
- a CDS encoding response regulator, with protein sequence MNARSANVDGQRHEAFLEALNETMLDLLDRRELPDLLRALLSRIAALMDAPTVEVLTKDGDLLEIRASVASIRADPGRRVRRDEAPISWRAVESRQPVVVSDYAGHPDAVPRLTSLLALPIIRRQEVMGVIVVARTAGDPGFTDVDVRHGEMLARLVALALHNAATHSDAVREAAQRTLDLERSEERLAFALDATSGELWDWDITSGVVHVSPKLAEMIGPERDETATRFDAFLAAVHSEDVAGLRQSLDEHLAGRTPVARCRVRMRLPGREPRWFLSRGKVVARTVDGTPLRLVGTIVDISERIASETANAEALGTLRATLESTADGILTIAANGEIASFNRPFGEMWRIPDEVLESRIDQRALAYVLEQLLDPAAFLDKVQYLYGHPLEESFDVLHFKDGRTFERYSRPMMIGDRPSGRVWSFRDVTARRQAEERKAALEMQLQAALKLESVGRLAGGVAHDFNNMLGVIIGHAEMARDRATESGDAPMLEHLAQVHAAATRSSELTRQLLAFARKQLVAPQALDPNARVGAIVSMLRRAVGERIAMRFEAGNEIWPVLMDPSQLDQVLTNLCLNARDAIRGDGRITLRTANCVIDDAFCAAHAMAAPGEFVRISVEDTGAGMDAETLAHVFEPFFTTKPQGEGTGLGLATVYGAVTQNHGFVVVQSAPGDGATFSFYLPRLVGTVAEAAPADKVPDAVPGGSETLLLVEDEPAIRTVIARALKRRGYSVLVAAGPTEALDIAAAYGGAINLLLTDVIMPTMSGKELAQALLAARPTTRVVYMSGYTADIIGHDGVLGGELRFLAKPFTLDELALTVRSALDASG encoded by the coding sequence GTGAACGCACGCAGCGCGAACGTCGATGGGCAGCGGCACGAGGCATTCCTCGAAGCCCTGAACGAGACGATGCTCGACCTGCTCGACCGTCGGGAGCTCCCGGACCTGCTCCGGGCGCTCCTGTCGCGCATCGCGGCGTTGATGGATGCCCCCACGGTGGAGGTGCTGACCAAGGACGGTGACCTCCTCGAGATCCGTGCGAGCGTCGCCTCGATCCGCGCCGACCCCGGACGCCGCGTGCGACGTGACGAGGCCCCGATCAGCTGGCGCGCGGTCGAGTCACGCCAGCCGGTCGTCGTCTCCGACTACGCCGGTCATCCCGACGCGGTCCCGCGGCTCACCTCGCTGCTCGCGCTGCCGATCATCCGTCGCCAGGAGGTCATGGGGGTGATCGTCGTGGCGCGGACCGCGGGCGACCCGGGGTTCACCGATGTCGACGTGCGACACGGCGAGATGCTCGCCCGCCTGGTGGCGCTGGCGTTGCACAATGCCGCGACCCACTCCGACGCCGTCCGGGAGGCCGCCCAGCGCACGCTCGACCTCGAGCGCAGCGAGGAACGGCTCGCCTTCGCGCTCGACGCGACGAGCGGCGAGCTCTGGGACTGGGATATCACGAGCGGGGTCGTGCACGTGAGCCCAAAGCTCGCGGAGATGATCGGGCCCGAGCGCGACGAGACGGCGACCCGCTTCGACGCGTTCCTCGCGGCGGTCCATTCGGAGGACGTCGCGGGACTCCGCCAGTCGCTCGACGAGCATCTCGCGGGGCGGACGCCGGTCGCCCGGTGCCGCGTGCGGATGCGCCTCCCGGGCCGCGAACCGCGCTGGTTCCTTAGTCGTGGCAAGGTGGTCGCCCGCACGGTCGACGGCACGCCACTGCGCCTCGTGGGCACCATCGTGGACATCAGCGAGCGGATCGCGAGCGAGACCGCGAACGCCGAGGCACTCGGCACCCTGCGCGCGACCCTCGAGTCCACGGCCGACGGCATCCTCACCATCGCCGCGAACGGCGAGATCGCCTCGTTCAACCGGCCGTTCGGCGAGATGTGGCGGATTCCCGACGAAGTCCTCGAGAGCCGCATCGACCAGCGGGCGCTGGCGTACGTGCTCGAACAGCTCCTCGACCCCGCGGCCTTCCTCGACAAGGTCCAGTACCTCTACGGGCATCCGCTCGAGGAGAGCTTCGACGTCCTGCACTTCAAGGACGGGCGCACGTTCGAGCGATACTCGCGCCCCATGATGATCGGGGACCGGCCGTCCGGGCGCGTCTGGTCGTTCCGCGACGTCACCGCGCGCCGGCAGGCAGAGGAGCGGAAGGCCGCGCTCGAGATGCAGCTCCAAGCCGCCCTCAAGCTCGAGTCGGTGGGCCGGCTCGCCGGCGGCGTGGCCCACGACTTCAACAACATGCTCGGCGTCATCATCGGGCACGCGGAGATGGCGCGCGACCGGGCGACCGAGTCCGGTGACGCGCCGATGCTCGAGCACCTGGCGCAAGTGCATGCCGCGGCGACGCGTTCGAGCGAACTCACGCGGCAACTGCTCGCGTTCGCGCGCAAGCAACTCGTCGCGCCGCAGGCGCTCGACCCGAACGCCCGCGTGGGGGCGATCGTCTCGATGCTGCGGCGTGCGGTCGGGGAGCGGATCGCGATGCGGTTCGAGGCGGGGAATGAGATCTGGCCGGTGCTGATGGACCCTTCGCAGCTCGACCAGGTGCTCACGAACCTGTGCCTCAATGCCCGCGATGCCATTCGGGGGGATGGCCGGATCACCCTGCGGACCGCCAACTGCGTGATCGACGACGCGTTCTGCGCCGCGCACGCGATGGCGGCACCGGGCGAGTTTGTGCGCATCTCGGTGGAGGACACGGGCGCGGGGATGGACGCGGAGACGCTGGCACACGTCTTCGAGCCGTTCTTCACGACGAAACCCCAAGGCGAGGGAACGGGGCTCGGCCTCGCGACCGTCTACGGTGCCGTCACGCAGAACCATGGCTTCGTCGTGGTCCAGTCGGCGCCTGGCGACGGGGCGACGTTCTCGTTCTACCTCCCGCGACTGGTCGGGACGGTCGCGGAGGCGGCGCCTGCGGACAAAGTGCCAGACGCGGTGCCGGGCGGGTCGGAGACGCTGCTGCTCGTGGAGGACGAACCCGCGATCCGTACCGTCATCGCGCGGGCACTCAAGCGGCGCGGGTACTCGGTACTCGTGGCCGCGGGACCGACGGAGGCGCTCGATATCGCGGCGGCGTACGGAGGCGCGATCAACCTCCTACTCACGGACGTGATCATGCCGACGATGAGCGGTAAGGAACTCGCCCAGGCGCTGCTCGCGGCGCGCCCGACGACGCGAGTGGTCTACATGTCGGGCTACACCGCGGACATCATCGGTCACGACGGCGTCTTGGGCGGGGAACTGCGATTCCTCGCCAAGCCCTTCACCCTGGATGAGCTGGCGCTCACGGTGCGGTCGGCGCTCGACGCGTCGGGCTGA
- a CDS encoding 2-oxoacid:acceptor oxidoreductase subunit alpha, with product MSGKSGINDFAFKMGTVNGTGSASANGLLMQAIFRMGIPVTGKNIFPSNIQGLPTWYEIRVSKDGYTARPSEVDLVVALNPATYAKDVKTVRPGGYLVYDSTWPMDPDLVREGITILGIPFGRMCVETFEKDRDRTLLRNIAYAGALAALLKIDTAVIEAMLTEKFGKKPKLLAANHTAFKLGYDYAMAHFQCPLPFHLEPMDRTGDSILIDGNTAAALGAVYAGATVGAWYPITPATALMEQFKGFCEKYRVDKETGLHKYAILQAEDELAAAGIIIGAGWAGARAFTNTSGPGISLMQEFIGLAYYTDIPAVFIDVQRCGPATGMPTRTQQADLLSLAYASHGDTKHLIVFPADPRECFEMTVQAFDLAERFQTPVFVASDLDIGMNDWMVKRFEWDDSYRPDRGKVLDAADLEKIQRFSRYLDVDGDGIAARTLPGVGGKGAYFVRGSGHDKHGQYTEDSDAYQELVDRLKRKFEGAAEHVPAPIISHQPGAEVGLVTIGGCEAAVHEAADILRAEGIHTDYMRIRGFPFSEEVRKFLGRHEHTFVIEQNRDAQLRSLVQIELGVARDAMTPILDYSGMPLTAATVVNAVKTHLAEVPA from the coding sequence ATGAGCGGCAAGAGCGGCATCAACGATTTCGCCTTCAAGATGGGCACCGTCAACGGCACCGGCTCCGCCAGCGCCAACGGGCTCCTCATGCAGGCGATCTTCCGCATGGGGATCCCCGTCACGGGGAAGAACATCTTCCCCTCCAACATCCAGGGCCTCCCCACCTGGTACGAGATCCGGGTGAGCAAGGACGGCTACACCGCCCGGCCGAGCGAGGTGGACCTCGTCGTCGCGCTCAACCCCGCGACCTATGCGAAGGACGTGAAGACCGTCCGCCCCGGCGGCTACCTCGTCTACGACTCCACCTGGCCGATGGACCCCGATCTCGTCCGGGAGGGGATCACGATCCTCGGCATCCCCTTCGGGAGGATGTGCGTCGAGACCTTCGAGAAGGACCGCGACCGCACCTTGCTGCGCAACATCGCCTACGCCGGGGCGCTTGCCGCGCTCCTCAAGATCGACACGGCGGTCATCGAGGCGATGCTCACGGAGAAGTTCGGCAAGAAGCCGAAGCTCCTCGCCGCGAACCACACGGCGTTCAAGCTCGGCTACGACTACGCGATGGCGCACTTCCAGTGCCCCCTGCCGTTCCATCTCGAACCGATGGACCGGACCGGGGACAGCATCCTCATCGATGGCAACACCGCCGCCGCACTTGGCGCGGTCTACGCCGGCGCGACCGTCGGCGCTTGGTATCCCATCACGCCGGCGACCGCCCTGATGGAGCAGTTCAAGGGCTTCTGCGAGAAGTACCGCGTGGACAAGGAGACGGGCCTCCACAAGTATGCGATCCTGCAGGCCGAGGACGAGCTCGCGGCCGCGGGTATCATCATCGGGGCCGGGTGGGCCGGCGCGCGCGCCTTCACCAACACCTCCGGCCCCGGCATCTCGCTGATGCAGGAGTTCATCGGGCTCGCGTACTACACCGACATCCCCGCCGTTTTCATCGACGTGCAACGCTGCGGCCCCGCGACCGGCATGCCGACGCGCACGCAGCAAGCGGACCTGCTCTCGCTCGCGTACGCTTCGCACGGTGACACCAAGCATCTCATCGTCTTCCCCGCCGACCCGCGGGAGTGCTTCGAGATGACCGTGCAGGCCTTCGACCTCGCCGAACGCTTCCAGACGCCGGTCTTCGTCGCGAGCGACCTCGACATCGGCATGAACGACTGGATGGTCAAGCGCTTCGAGTGGGACGACTCGTATCGCCCCGACCGCGGCAAGGTGCTCGACGCGGCGGACCTCGAGAAGATCCAGCGCTTCTCGCGCTATCTCGACGTCGACGGCGACGGTATCGCGGCGCGCACCCTCCCCGGCGTCGGCGGCAAGGGCGCCTACTTCGTCCGCGGGTCTGGCCACGACAAGCACGGCCAGTACACCGAGGACTCCGACGCCTACCAGGAACTCGTCGACCGCCTCAAGCGGAAGTTCGAGGGTGCGGCCGAGCACGTCCCCGCCCCGATCATCTCGCACCAGCCGGGCGCCGAGGTCGGCCTCGTCACCATCGGCGGCTGCGAGGCCGCGGTGCACGAGGCCGCGGACATCCTCCGCGCCGAGGGCATCCACACCGACTACATGCGCATCCGCGGCTTCCCGTTCAGCGAGGAGGTCCGGAAGTTCCTCGGACGCCACGAGCACACGTTCGTCATCGAGCAGAACCGCGACGCGCAGCTCCGCAGCCTCGTCCAGATCGAGCTCGGCGTCGCCCGCGACGCGATGACGCCCATCCTCGACTACAGCGGCATGCCCCTCACCGCTGCCACCGTCGTGAACGCCGTGAAGACCCATCTCGCCGAGGTGCCCGCATGA
- a CDS encoding PAS domain-containing protein — MTTTLREPLATGPSFPMELLARCTASSAAAWADHLAESNLIVDAEGLVLWANARACDRLGVESGRRLTVRDCDRLAPLDLSGAREEGKRFHALLTGRSPSGAPFMRGVLDSTGVRSWLRLHVTPLEADDATAHWSGISFTNVSSVVESTAGHREAQLRADAILDALVEGIVLVDADDVIRYVNPATLRMLGYADDAEIIGRRRTELPVRRFHADGREAAPPTLTSWAGESMPTRERLRYIGFPRGELWLDTQVSRLSLGDPDGKASGAVVSFVNVSEAVRAEAQCRAVVHASPLGIVLVDREGHIAMANAAAQRLLGLRREGPEAPFARDATWARIRLDGSLMPREDEPIAQSLATGRTVEGEVQGLRRPDGTTHWLRVSAAPMHGIDGRLEGVVAHFADCTSEISGTFGGGVSGQA, encoded by the coding sequence ATGACGACGACGCTTCGCGAACCGCTCGCGACCGGCCCTTCCTTCCCGATGGAATTGCTCGCGCGATGCACGGCGTCGAGCGCGGCCGCGTGGGCGGACCATCTGGCCGAATCGAACCTCATCGTCGACGCCGAAGGACTCGTGCTGTGGGCGAACGCCCGGGCGTGCGACCGTCTTGGCGTGGAGAGCGGTCGACGGCTGACGGTGCGCGACTGCGATCGCCTCGCGCCACTCGACCTCTCGGGAGCGCGCGAGGAGGGGAAACGCTTCCATGCGCTGCTGACGGGGCGCTCGCCGAGCGGTGCCCCCTTCATGCGCGGCGTGCTCGACAGCACCGGGGTCCGTTCCTGGCTGCGTCTCCATGTCACGCCGCTCGAGGCGGACGACGCGACGGCGCACTGGAGCGGCATCTCGTTCACGAACGTCTCGAGCGTGGTGGAGTCGACGGCGGGGCATCGCGAGGCGCAGCTGCGCGCCGACGCGATCCTCGACGCACTGGTGGAGGGGATCGTGCTGGTGGACGCGGACGACGTGATCCGCTATGTGAACCCCGCGACGCTGCGGATGCTCGGCTACGCGGATGACGCCGAGATCATCGGGCGACGGCGAACCGAGTTGCCGGTTCGCCGGTTCCATGCGGACGGTCGCGAAGCGGCGCCGCCGACGCTGACGAGCTGGGCCGGCGAGTCGATGCCGACGCGGGAGCGGCTCCGCTACATCGGCTTCCCGCGCGGGGAACTCTGGCTCGATACGCAGGTGTCGCGCCTCTCGCTCGGGGATCCCGACGGGAAGGCGAGCGGCGCCGTCGTCTCGTTCGTGAATGTCTCGGAGGCGGTGCGCGCCGAGGCACAGTGCCGGGCCGTCGTGCACGCGTCGCCCTTGGGCATCGTGCTCGTGGATCGCGAGGGGCACATCGCGATGGCCAACGCCGCGGCGCAGCGCTTGCTCGGGCTGCGCCGCGAGGGCCCGGAGGCTCCATTCGCACGCGACGCGACCTGGGCCCGGATCCGCCTCGATGGCTCCCTCATGCCGCGGGAGGACGAGCCCATCGCGCAGTCGCTGGCGACCGGCCGTACCGTGGAGGGCGAGGTGCAAGGGCTTCGGCGCCCGGACGGCACGACGCACTGGCTGCGCGTCTCGGCGGCGCCGATGCACGGGATCGACGGTCGGCTCGAGGGCGTGGTCGCCCATTTCGCCGACTGCACGTCCGAGATCAGTGGGACATTCGGCGGCGGAGTGTCAGGGCAAGCCTGA
- a CDS encoding PAS domain-containing protein produces the protein MTVETVAPTGRAVTFPLDDIIVSKTDLKGRITYANRVFIEVSGYTEEELLGAPHNIIRHPDMPGCVFAFLWDTIAAGHEVFAYVVNMARTGDHYWVHAHVTPTFDGNGRIIGYHSNRRVPRPEAIAKVEPLYAALRAEEAKYPVRRDAVAAGMALLGSTLEGMGLTYEEFVWRL, from the coding sequence ATGACCGTGGAGACGGTCGCGCCGACGGGACGGGCGGTCACGTTCCCGCTGGACGACATCATCGTGAGCAAGACGGACCTGAAGGGGCGCATCACGTATGCGAACCGGGTCTTCATCGAAGTGTCGGGCTACACCGAGGAGGAGCTCCTCGGGGCGCCGCACAACATCATCCGGCATCCGGACATGCCTGGCTGCGTCTTCGCGTTCCTCTGGGACACGATCGCGGCGGGGCATGAGGTGTTCGCCTACGTGGTGAACATGGCGCGCACCGGCGACCACTACTGGGTGCACGCGCATGTGACGCCGACGTTCGACGGGAACGGGCGCATCATCGGGTACCACTCCAATCGGCGGGTGCCGCGTCCCGAGGCGATCGCGAAGGTGGAGCCGCTGTACGCCGCACTCCGTGCCGAGGAGGCGAAGTACCCGGTCCGCCGCGACGCGGTGGCCGCGGGGATGGCGCTGCTGGGGTCGACGCTGGAGGGGATGGGACTCACCTACGAGGAGTTCGTATGGCGACTCTGA
- a CDS encoding PqqD family protein translates to MALPDPPPKNLPGSALPERRFVVEATARVRQAPQVQEFPLGEEEMMLFLQGREALHTLNTTAWAVWDLCDGQRTIAEIAQELSGITGHPVEVVLADVRTTVERLGALSLLDLA, encoded by the coding sequence ATGGCCCTGCCTGATCCACCGCCCAAGAACCTGCCGGGATCGGCGCTCCCCGAGCGGCGCTTCGTCGTGGAGGCGACGGCGCGGGTCCGACAGGCGCCGCAGGTCCAGGAGTTCCCGCTTGGCGAGGAGGAGATGATGCTCTTCCTGCAGGGGCGCGAAGCACTCCACACGCTGAATACGACCGCATGGGCGGTCTGGGACCTCTGCGACGGTCAGCGCACCATTGCCGAGATCGCTCAGGAACTGAGCGGCATCACTGGACACCCGGTGGAGGTGGTCCTCGCCGACGTGCGGACCACCGTCGAGCGCTTGGGCGCCCTGTCCCTGCTGGATCTCGCGTGA